From the Leguminivora glycinivorella isolate SPB_JAAS2020 chromosome 15, LegGlyc_1.1, whole genome shotgun sequence genome, one window contains:
- the LOC125233935 gene encoding transcriptional regulator ATRX homolog: MEVGAVKQAFNNEVIQLKRNLNQAKIHVIHKLTRKAKKEVKKGAPDKLKEKFKRQAASAVNEVLIIKKIKPRDVARFTVTHTGELQQYINKPTIDQDKACARLLLHKSLQQKYKHIRNTFSGIPIKDLLMSRQERLKLKREAKLDKKMKRDKKKKVVNSEGDWDVEDINKQKVKDIKKNKTTKFNESDDDEEIDKEGESENEEEIESDENANSDKEVHSDDEEDITEGEEANSDQQAEDDNEENQSDESEAESETKMETDQESDDDVPDIKKKNVQETKKKEIAAKFVKPSPVNADMKQNESMTPALTFEELGKNRRKPEIKKPTKPKEMHKNKNLNDKLQSRKFKKESSDSQVKETKTVDPFFITSTGENYLSVAEPRQPDEVKEIHKQGNRKERRAAMFGHVPKVKPRQDSRLNSDRANNFRNKFNKGDNFKDDGFKKNDSRFNGKDQFRNQNDKPYGRNTEFKRRNDKQGEDRNDFKNRNDFKNKNDKFKGRGNDTVETKVEKLHPSWEAKKKQSGILPFQGKKIVFDEG; encoded by the exons ATGGAAGTAGGAGCAGTGAAACAAGCATTTAACAACGAG GTAATACAGCTGAAAAGAAACTTAAATCAAGCTAAGATACATGTTATCCACAAGCTCACGAGGAAAGCTAAAAAGGAAGTTAAGAAGGGGGCTCCTGACAAACTTAAGGAGAAGTTTAAGAGGCAAGCAGCATCAGCCGTTAATGAAGTTCTAATTATaaag aaaatcAAACCTAGAGATGTCGCCAGATTCACCGTCACTCACACTGGTGAGCTACAGCAGTATATAAACAAGCCAACCATAGACCAAGACAAAGCATGCGCCAGGTTGTTACTTCACAAAAGTCTGCAACagaaatataaacatattagaAACACGTTTTCGGGGATTCCTATTAAGGATCTACTGATGTCTCGGCAGGAACGGTTGAAGTTGAAAAGAGAAGCGAAGCTAGATAAGAAAATGAAGAGAG ATAAGAAGAAAAAAGTCGTTAATTCAGAAGGAGACTGGGATGTTGAAGACATAAATAAGCAAAAAGTTAAAGATATTAAAAAGAATAAGACTACAAAGTTTAATGaaagtgatgatgatgaagaaatAGATAAAGAAGGCGAATCTGAGAATGAGGAAGAAATTGAGTCTGATGAGAATGCTAACTCTGACAAAGAAGTTCACTCAGACGATGAGGAAGATATAACAGAAGGCGAGGAAGCTAATTCAGATCAACAGGCTGAAGATGATAATGAAGAAAATCAGTCTGATGAAAGTGAAGCAGAAAGTGAAACTAAAATGGAAActgatcaagagtctgatgatgatgtaccagacattaaaaagaaaaatgtacAAGAGACTAAAAAGAAAGAAATTGCTGCCAAATTTGTGAAACCTAGTCCAGTTAATGCTGATATGAAACAAAATGAAAGTATGACGCCTGCTTTAACATTTGAAGAATTAGGAAAGAATAGAAgaaaaccagaaatcaaaaagCCAACCAAACCAAAAGAAATGCATAAGAACAAGAACTTAAACGACAAGTTGCAATCAAGGAAGTTTAAGAAAGAATCAAGTGATTCGCAAGTGAAAGAGACAAAGACAGTTGATCCTTTCTTTATCACATCTACAGGTGAAAACTACCTGTCAGTAGCAGAACCCAGACAACCTGATGAAGTCAAAGAAATACATAAACAGGGTAATAGGAAGGAAAGAAGAGCAGCCATGTTTGGACATGTTCCTAAAGTTAAACCTAGACAAGATTCTAGACTAAATTCAGATAGAGCAAATAACTTTAGGAATAAGTTTAATAAAGGCGATAATTTTAAAGATGATGGATTTAAGAAAAATGATTCACGATTTAATGGTAAAGATCAGTTTAggaatcaaaatgacaagccATATGGTAGAAATACTGAATTCAAAAGACGAAATGATAAACAAGGCGAAGATAGGAATGATTTTAAGAATAGAAATGATTTTAAGAATAAAAATGATAAGTTTAAAGGAAGAGGTAATGATACTGTTGAAACGAAAGTGGAGAAATTGCATCCATCGTGGGAGGCGAAAAAGAAACAATCGGGTATTTTACCGTTCCAAGGTAAAAAGATAGTGTTTGATGAAggttaa